One window from the genome of Staphylococcus hsinchuensis encodes:
- a CDS encoding IS6 family transposase, with the protein MNYFRYKQFNKDVIIVAVGYYLRYALSYRDISEILRERGVNVHHSTVYRWVQEYAPILYQIWKKKHKTAYYKWRIDETYIKIKGKWNYLYRAIDAEGHTLDIWLRKQRDNHSAYAFIKRLIKQFGKPQKVITDQAPSTKVAMAKVIKTFKLNPDCHCTSKYLNNLIEQDHRHIKIRKTRYQSINTAKNTLKGIECIYGLYKKNRRSLQIYGFSPCHEISIMLES; encoded by the coding sequence ATGAATTATTTCAGATATAAACAATTTAACAAGGATGTTATCATTGTAGCTGTTGGCTACTATCTAAGATATGCGCTTAGTTATCGTGATATATCTGAAATACTAAGAGAACGTGGTGTCAATGTTCATCATTCAACGGTCTACCGTTGGGTTCAAGAATATGCTCCGATTTTATATCAAATTTGGAAGAAAAAACATAAAACAGCCTATTACAAATGGCGTATTGATGAGACGTACATCAAAATAAAAGGGAAATGGAACTATTTATATCGTGCTATTGATGCAGAGGGGCATACATTAGATATTTGGTTGCGTAAGCAACGCGATAATCATTCAGCATATGCGTTTATCAAACGTCTCATTAAACAATTTGGTAAACCTCAAAAAGTGATTACAGATCAGGCACCTTCAACGAAGGTAGCCATGGCTAAAGTTATTAAAACATTTAAACTGAATCCCGACTGTCATTGTACATCGAAATATCTGAATAACCTCATTGAGCAAGATCACCGTCATATTAAAATAAGAAAGACAAGATATCAAAGTATCAATACAGCCAAAAATACTTTAAAAGGTATTGAGTGCATTTACGGTCTATATAAAAAGAACCGCAGGTCTCTTCAGATCTACGGATTTTCGCCATGCCACGAAATTAGCATCATGCTAGAAAGTTAA